A part of Streptomyces sp. NBC_01451 genomic DNA contains:
- the nuoL gene encoding NADH-quinone oxidoreductase subunit L has product MNAENLIALLVAAPLLGAAVLLCGGRRLDAVGHWIGTALAASSFVIGVILFADMLGKDAEHRALMQHLFSWIPVEGFQADVAFQLDQLSMTFVLLITGVGSLIHVYSIGYMEHDERRRRFFGYLNLFLAAMLLLVLADNYLLLYVGWEGVGLASYLLIGFWQHKPSAATAAKKAFLVNRVGDMGLSIAIMLMFTTFGTFTFGPVLEATGETGEGKLTAIALMLLLAACGKSAQVPLQSWLGDAMEGPTPVSALIHAATMVTAGVYLIVRSGEIFNAAPDAQLVVTVVGAVTLLFGAIVGCAKDDIKKALAGSTMSQIGYMILAAGLGPIGYVFAIMHLVTHGFFKAGLFLGAGSVMHGMNDEVDMRKYGGLRKHMPVTFVTFGLGYLAIIGFPGLSGFFSKDKIIEAAFAKGGTEGWILGGVALLGAAITAYYMTRVMLMTFFGEKRWQPDENGNEPHPHESPKSMTIPMIVLAFGSVFAGGIFGIGDRFLHWLEPVTEHAHGHPPVSALTVTLSTMVVLVIGVGTAYAQYGRRAIPVVAPRGSLLTRAARRDLLQDDFNHVVLVRGGEHLTRSLVYVDHTLVDGVVNGTAASMGGLSGRLRKLQNGYARSYAVSMFGGAAILIAATLLMRAV; this is encoded by the coding sequence GTGAACGCTGAGAATCTGATTGCGCTGCTGGTGGCGGCGCCCCTGCTCGGAGCGGCCGTACTGCTGTGCGGTGGCCGGCGGCTGGACGCCGTCGGCCACTGGATCGGCACGGCCCTCGCTGCCTCCTCCTTCGTGATCGGCGTCATCCTCTTCGCCGACATGCTGGGCAAGGACGCCGAGCACCGCGCCCTGATGCAGCACCTGTTCAGCTGGATCCCCGTCGAGGGCTTCCAGGCCGACGTCGCCTTCCAGCTCGACCAGCTGTCGATGACGTTCGTCCTGCTGATCACCGGCGTCGGCTCGCTGATCCACGTGTACTCGATCGGGTACATGGAGCACGACGAGCGCCGCCGCCGTTTCTTCGGCTATCTGAACCTGTTCCTGGCGGCGATGCTGCTCCTCGTCCTCGCCGACAACTACCTGCTGCTGTACGTCGGCTGGGAGGGCGTCGGTCTCGCCTCGTACCTCCTGATCGGCTTCTGGCAGCACAAGCCCAGTGCCGCGACCGCCGCGAAGAAGGCCTTCCTGGTCAACCGCGTCGGCGACATGGGCCTGTCGATCGCCATCATGCTGATGTTCACCACCTTCGGGACCTTCACCTTCGGGCCCGTCCTCGAAGCCACCGGTGAGACCGGTGAGGGCAAGCTCACCGCCATCGCCCTGATGCTGCTGCTCGCGGCCTGCGGCAAGTCCGCCCAGGTGCCGCTGCAGTCCTGGCTCGGGGACGCGATGGAGGGCCCGACCCCGGTCTCGGCCCTCATCCACGCGGCGACGATGGTGACCGCCGGCGTGTACCTGATCGTCCGCTCCGGGGAGATCTTCAACGCGGCGCCCGACGCCCAGTTGGTGGTCACCGTGGTCGGTGCCGTCACGCTCCTCTTCGGTGCGATCGTCGGTTGCGCGAAGGACGACATCAAGAAGGCGCTGGCCGGCTCGACCATGTCGCAGATCGGCTACATGATCCTCGCGGCCGGCCTCGGCCCCATCGGCTACGTCTTCGCGATCATGCACCTGGTGACCCACGGCTTCTTCAAGGCCGGACTGTTCCTCGGCGCCGGCTCGGTCATGCACGGCATGAACGACGAGGTCGACATGCGCAAGTACGGCGGCCTCCGCAAGCACATGCCCGTCACCTTCGTGACCTTCGGCCTCGGATACCTCGCCATCATCGGCTTCCCGGGCCTGTCCGGCTTCTTCTCCAAGGACAAGATCATCGAGGCGGCGTTCGCCAAGGGCGGCACCGAGGGCTGGATCCTCGGCGGCGTGGCCCTGCTCGGCGCGGCCATCACCGCGTACTACATGACGCGCGTGATGCTGATGACGTTCTTCGGCGAGAAGCGCTGGCAGCCCGACGAGAACGGCAACGAGCCGCACCCGCACGAGTCCCCGAAGTCCATGACGATCCCCATGATCGTGCTCGCCTTCGGGTCGGTCTTCGCGGGCGGGATCTTCGGCATCGGCGACCGCTTCCTGCACTGGCTGGAGCCCGTCACCGAGCACGCGCACGGACACCCGCCGGTCAGCGCCCTCACGGTCACGCTGTCCACCATGGTCGTGCTCGTCATCGGCGTCGGCACCGCGTACGCCCAGTACGGGCGCCGCGCCATCCCGGTGGTCGCCCCGCGCGGCTCGCTGCTCACCCGGGCCGCCCGGCGCGACCTCCTCCAGGACGACTTCAACCACGTCGTCCTCGTACGCGGCGGAGAGCACCTCACCCGCTCCCTCGTGTACGTCGACCACACCCTGGTCGACGGGGTCGTCAACGGTACGGCGGCCTCCATGGGCGGCCTCTCCGGACGGCTCCGCAAGCTGCAGAACGGGTACGCGCGCTCGTACGCGGTCTCGATGTTCGGCGGTGCGGCGATCCTCATCGCCGCGACCCTGCTGATGAGGGCGGTCTGA
- a CDS encoding NADH-quinone oxidoreductase subunit J has protein sequence MSAQLAAAATLSAGTSTGEAFQFWILGTVAVAGALCTVFMRRAVHSALCLAGTMIILAVFYLANGAYFLGVVQIVVYTGAIMMLFLFVVMLVGVTAADSLKETIKGQRWLALLCGLGFGILLVAGIGNASLKEFAGLGQANANGNVEGLAALIFTKYVFAFEITGALLITAAVGAMVLTHRERAERAKTQREMAEERVRGKHLPPLPAPGVYARHNAVDVAGLLPDGTPSELSVMQTLRQRGQIRDVSAGAINDLKAIEQRSEDRLERTNIGSNGRSDSGEASK, from the coding sequence GTGAGCGCGCAGCTCGCCGCCGCGGCCACTCTTTCCGCCGGCACCTCCACGGGCGAGGCGTTCCAGTTCTGGATCCTCGGCACCGTCGCCGTGGCCGGAGCCCTGTGCACCGTCTTCATGAGGCGGGCCGTGCACAGTGCGCTCTGTCTCGCCGGAACCATGATCATCCTGGCGGTGTTCTACCTCGCCAACGGCGCCTACTTCCTGGGCGTCGTCCAGATCGTCGTCTACACCGGCGCGATCATGATGCTGTTCCTCTTCGTGGTCATGCTCGTCGGTGTCACCGCCGCGGACTCCCTCAAGGAGACCATCAAGGGCCAGCGCTGGCTGGCCCTGCTGTGCGGGCTCGGCTTCGGCATCCTCCTGGTCGCGGGCATCGGGAACGCCTCCCTGAAGGAGTTCGCCGGCCTCGGCCAGGCCAACGCGAACGGCAACGTGGAGGGCCTGGCCGCCCTCATCTTCACGAAGTACGTGTTCGCCTTCGAGATCACCGGTGCCCTGCTGATCACGGCCGCCGTCGGTGCCATGGTGCTCACGCACCGCGAGCGCGCCGAGCGCGCCAAGACCCAGCGCGAGATGGCCGAGGAGCGCGTGCGGGGCAAGCACCTGCCGCCGCTGCCCGCCCCGGGTGTGTACGCCCGGCACAACGCGGTGGACGTCGCGGGCCTGCTGCCCGACGGCACCCCGTCCGAGCTGTCGGTCATGCAGACGCTGCGTCAGCGCGGCCAGATCAGGGATGTGTCCGCGGGGGCCATCAACGACCTCAAGGCCATCGAGCAGCGGTCCGAGGACCGTCTGGAGCGCACCAACATCGGCTCGAACGGCCGCTCGGACAGTGGGGAGGCGTCGAAGTGA
- the nuoK gene encoding NADH-quinone oxidoreductase subunit NuoK — protein MNPVNYLYLAALLFTIGATGVLIRRNAIVVFMCVELMLNACNLAFVTFSRMHGNLDGQVIAFFTMVVAAAEVVVGLAIIVSLFRSRHSASVDDASLMKL, from the coding sequence GTGAACCCGGTCAACTACCTCTATCTCGCCGCCCTGTTGTTCACGATCGGCGCCACCGGCGTCCTGATCAGGCGCAACGCGATCGTCGTCTTCATGTGCGTCGAGCTGATGCTCAACGCCTGCAACCTCGCGTTCGTCACCTTCTCCCGGATGCACGGCAATCTCGACGGCCAGGTCATCGCCTTCTTCACGATGGTCGTCGCCGCCGCGGAGGTCGTCGTCGGGCTCGCGATCATCGTGTCCCTGTTCCGTTCCCGCCACTCGGCCTCGGTCGACGACGCCAGCCTGATGAAGCTGTAA
- the nuoH gene encoding NADH-quinone oxidoreductase subunit NuoH has protein sequence MSPYLAAEDLSMFGTDPWWLVVVKAVFCFAFLMITVLFSIVWERKVVAWMQLRIGPNRHGPWGMLQSLADGVKLMLKEDLIVKRADKVVYILAPVIAAIPAFMAIAVIPFGPAGNEVSIFGTRTTMQLTDLPIAMLYILAVASVGIYGIVLAGWSSGSTYPLLGGLRSCAQMISYEIAMGAAFASVFLYSGSMSTSTIVEQQHDRWYVVLLPVSFVIYVVTMIGETNRAPFDMPESEGDLVGGFNTEYSSIKFALFMLAEYVNMVTVSAVSVTLFLGGWRAPYPISTFWEGANHGWWPMLWFVIKVQLLLFFFIWLRGTLPRVRYDQLMKLGWKVLIPVSLVWLMLVATVRTLRNENYDFADIALYVGGGVITLLLLSFVVDIFRDRGRARETAAAEPVAFDPMAGGFPVPPLPGQEAPPVPRRRPRRERELIVSGGPDTGSDGSLDGKEASDG, from the coding sequence ATGAGCCCGTACCTCGCCGCTGAAGACCTCTCCATGTTCGGCACCGACCCGTGGTGGCTGGTCGTCGTCAAGGCGGTCTTCTGCTTCGCCTTCCTGATGATCACCGTGCTGTTCTCCATCGTGTGGGAGCGCAAGGTCGTCGCCTGGATGCAGCTGCGCATCGGCCCCAACCGGCACGGTCCCTGGGGCATGCTCCAGTCGCTCGCCGACGGCGTGAAACTGATGCTCAAGGAAGACCTGATCGTCAAGCGCGCGGACAAGGTGGTCTACATCCTCGCGCCGGTCATCGCGGCCATCCCGGCCTTCATGGCGATCGCGGTCATCCCCTTCGGACCGGCCGGCAACGAGGTCTCGATCTTCGGCACCCGTACGACGATGCAGCTCACCGACCTGCCGATCGCGATGCTCTACATCCTCGCGGTCGCCTCGGTCGGCATCTACGGCATCGTCCTCGCGGGCTGGAGCTCCGGATCCACCTACCCCCTGCTGGGCGGCCTGCGGTCCTGCGCGCAGATGATCTCGTACGAGATCGCCATGGGCGCGGCCTTCGCCTCGGTGTTCCTCTACTCCGGTTCGATGTCGACCTCGACCATCGTCGAGCAGCAGCACGACCGCTGGTACGTCGTCCTGCTGCCGGTCTCCTTCGTCATCTACGTCGTGACGATGATCGGCGAGACCAACCGCGCCCCCTTCGACATGCCTGAGTCCGAGGGCGACCTGGTCGGCGGTTTCAACACCGAGTACTCGTCGATCAAGTTCGCGCTGTTCATGCTCGCCGAGTACGTCAACATGGTGACCGTCTCGGCCGTGTCGGTGACGCTCTTCCTGGGCGGCTGGCGGGCCCCTTATCCCATCAGCACCTTCTGGGAGGGCGCCAACCACGGCTGGTGGCCGATGCTCTGGTTCGTCATCAAGGTGCAGTTGCTGCTGTTCTTCTTCATCTGGCTGCGCGGCACCCTCCCGCGCGTGCGCTACGACCAGCTGATGAAGCTCGGCTGGAAGGTCCTCATCCCGGTCTCGCTGGTCTGGCTGATGCTCGTCGCGACCGTACGGACCCTGCGCAACGAGAACTACGACTTCGCCGACATCGCCCTCTACGTCGGCGGCGGTGTCATCACCCTGCTCCTGCTGTCCTTCGTGGTCGACATCTTCCGCGACCGGGGCAGGGCGCGGGAGACGGCCGCCGCCGAGCCCGTCGCCTTCGACCCGATGGCGGGCGGGTTCCCCGTACCGCCACTGCCGGGACAGGAGGCGCCGCCGGTACCGCGCAGGCGCCCGCGCCGGGAGCGCGAGTTGATTGTCAGTGGTGGACCGGATACTGGCAGTGACGGATCTCTGGATGGAAAGGAGGCGTCCGATGGCTGA
- the nuoN gene encoding NADH-quinone oxidoreductase subunit NuoN, whose amino-acid sequence MSAAAVHSLWTTAADPISKIDAPKIEYGQLSPTLIVIGAAIVGILVEAFVPRKSRYYVQLFVSVVALTAAFAAVVGLAASGYGTTKAGIAAMGAIAVDGPALFLQGTILLAGLVGLFTFAERRLDPEAHGNRVDSFVAQAASVPGSDSEQAAVKAGFTTTEVFPLLLFAVGGMLIFPSANDLLTLFVALEVFSLPLYLLCALARRKRLVSQEAAVKYFLLGAFASAFTLFGIALLYGYAGSVSYGTIAQVVDGTVKNVDPALADTMGNDVLLLIGAAMIVMGLLFKVGAVPFHMWTPDVYQGAPTPVTGFMAAATKVAAFGALLRLLYVVLPGLRWDWRPVMMGVAVITMLGGAIVAITQTDIKRLLAYSSIAHAGFILAGVIAMTPDGISSVLFYLGAYSFVTIGAFAVVTLVRDAGGEATHLSKWAGLGRRSPLVAAVFAVFLLAFAGIPLTSGFAGKFAVFKAAAEGGAGSLVVVGVISSAIAAFFYIRVIVLMFFSEPRPDGPTVAVPSPLTMTAIGVGVAVTVVLGVAPQYFLDLANQAGVFVR is encoded by the coding sequence GTGAGCGCAGCAGCCGTCCACAGCCTGTGGACAACGGCGGCCGATCCGATTTCCAAGATCGACGCGCCGAAGATCGAATACGGGCAATTGTCGCCCACCCTCATCGTCATCGGTGCGGCGATCGTCGGGATCCTGGTCGAGGCGTTCGTGCCCCGCAAATCCCGTTACTACGTACAGCTGTTCGTGTCCGTCGTCGCCCTCACCGCGGCCTTCGCCGCGGTCGTCGGGCTCGCGGCGAGCGGATACGGCACCACCAAGGCCGGTATCGCGGCCATGGGCGCGATCGCCGTCGACGGACCCGCACTGTTCCTCCAGGGCACGATCCTGCTCGCGGGACTCGTCGGACTGTTCACCTTCGCCGAACGGCGTCTCGACCCCGAGGCCCACGGCAACCGCGTCGACTCGTTCGTCGCGCAGGCGGCGTCCGTGCCGGGCAGCGACAGCGAACAGGCCGCGGTGAAGGCCGGGTTCACCACCACCGAGGTGTTCCCGCTGCTGCTGTTCGCGGTCGGCGGCATGCTGATCTTCCCCTCGGCCAACGACCTGCTGACCCTGTTCGTGGCCCTGGAAGTCTTCTCGCTCCCGCTGTACCTGCTGTGCGCCCTGGCCCGCCGCAAGCGGCTCGTGTCGCAGGAGGCAGCGGTCAAGTACTTCCTGCTCGGCGCCTTCGCCTCCGCGTTCACCCTGTTCGGCATCGCCCTGCTGTACGGCTACGCGGGCTCGGTGTCGTACGGGACGATCGCCCAGGTCGTCGACGGCACCGTCAAGAACGTCGACCCGGCGCTCGCCGACACCATGGGCAACGACGTGCTGCTGCTCATCGGCGCCGCGATGATCGTCATGGGACTGCTCTTCAAGGTCGGCGCCGTGCCGTTCCACATGTGGACGCCGGACGTGTACCAGGGCGCCCCCACCCCGGTGACGGGCTTCATGGCCGCGGCGACGAAGGTCGCGGCCTTCGGCGCGCTGCTGCGCCTGCTGTACGTCGTGCTGCCGGGCCTGCGCTGGGACTGGCGGCCGGTCATGATGGGCGTCGCGGTCATCACCATGCTGGGCGGCGCGATCGTCGCGATCACCCAGACCGACATCAAGCGACTGCTGGCCTACTCGTCCATCGCGCACGCCGGGTTCATCCTGGCCGGTGTCATCGCGATGACACCGGACGGGATCTCGTCCGTCCTGTTCTACCTGGGCGCGTACTCGTTCGTGACGATCGGCGCGTTCGCCGTGGTCACCCTGGTGCGGGACGCCGGGGGCGAGGCGACCCACCTGTCCAAGTGGGCGGGGCTGGGACGCCGTTCGCCGCTGGTGGCCGCCGTGTTCGCGGTGTTCCTGCTGGCCTTCGCCGGCATTCCGCTGACCTCCGGATTCGCCGGGAAGTTCGCCGTGTTCAAGGCGGCGGCCGAGGGCGGCGCGGGATCACTGGTCGTGGTCGGTGTGATCTCGTCGGCGATCGCCGCGTTCTTCTACATCCGGGTGATCGTGCTGATGTTCTTCAGCGAGCCGCGGCCGGACGGACCCACCGTCGCCGTGCCGTCGCCGCTGACCATGACGGCGATCGGGGTGGGGGTGGCGGTCACCGTGGTGCTGGGTGTGGCGCCGCAGTACTTCCTCGACCTGGCGAACCAGGCGGGCGTCTTCGTGCGCTGA
- a CDS encoding NADH-quinone oxidoreductase subunit M yields MSFPLLTATAALPALGAIATAAVPAARRTAAKWLALIVSLATLVLAAVVLVRFDPGGDRYQLTESRAWIKDFGVRYELGVDGIAVALIALTALLIPFVILAGWHDADPLETGNTRWRPTQGFFALILAVEAMVIISFEATDVFLFYIFFEAMLIPMYFLIGGFGDRAHEHGEETASTQRSYAAVKFLLYNLVGGLIMLAAVIGLYVVAGNFSLTEIAAARANGSLDMATNTERWLFLGFFFAFAVKAPLWPLHTWLPNAMGEATTPVAVLITAVVDKVGTFAMLRFCLQLFPEASKWATPVILVLALISIIYGALLAVGQRDIKRLVAYASISHFGFIILGIFAMTSQGQSGATLYMVNHGISTAALMLVAGFLISRRGSRLIADYGGVQKVAPVLAGTFLIGGLATLSLPGLAPFVSEFLVLVGTFARYPVVGIIATFGIVLAALYTLVLYQRTMTGPVKAEVAEMPDLRVRELVVVTPLIVLLIFLGVYPKPLTDIVDPAVKHTMSDVQKKDPQPEVEAAK; encoded by the coding sequence ATGTCCTTTCCCCTCCTGACAGCGACGGCGGCGCTCCCGGCCCTCGGGGCGATCGCCACGGCGGCCGTACCGGCCGCGCGGCGCACCGCCGCCAAGTGGCTGGCGCTGATCGTCTCGCTCGCCACGCTGGTACTCGCGGCGGTCGTCCTGGTGCGCTTCGACCCGGGCGGAGACCGCTACCAGCTCACCGAATCCCGTGCCTGGATCAAGGACTTCGGGGTGCGGTACGAACTGGGTGTGGACGGCATCGCCGTGGCGCTCATCGCGCTGACCGCGCTGCTGATCCCGTTCGTGATCCTGGCCGGCTGGCACGACGCCGACCCCCTGGAGACAGGAAACACGCGGTGGCGGCCCACCCAGGGCTTCTTCGCGCTGATCCTGGCCGTCGAGGCGATGGTGATCATCTCCTTCGAGGCCACCGACGTCTTCCTCTTCTACATCTTCTTCGAAGCCATGCTCATCCCGATGTACTTCCTCATCGGCGGCTTCGGCGACCGTGCCCACGAGCACGGTGAGGAAACGGCGTCCACCCAACGCTCGTACGCGGCGGTGAAGTTCCTCCTCTACAACCTCGTCGGCGGCCTGATCATGCTGGCGGCCGTGATCGGCCTCTATGTGGTGGCCGGGAACTTCTCGCTCACGGAGATCGCCGCCGCGCGGGCCAACGGTTCGCTGGACATGGCGACGAACACCGAACGCTGGCTGTTCCTGGGCTTCTTCTTCGCCTTCGCGGTGAAGGCGCCGCTGTGGCCGCTGCACACCTGGCTGCCCAACGCCATGGGGGAGGCCACCACGCCGGTCGCCGTGCTGATCACGGCGGTCGTCGACAAGGTGGGCACCTTCGCGATGCTCCGCTTCTGCCTCCAGCTGTTCCCGGAGGCGTCGAAGTGGGCGACGCCCGTCATCCTCGTACTGGCGCTGATCAGCATCATCTACGGGGCGCTGCTCGCGGTCGGGCAGCGGGACATCAAGCGGCTGGTCGCGTACGCGTCGATCTCGCACTTCGGGTTCATCATCCTGGGCATCTTCGCGATGACCAGCCAGGGCCAGTCGGGCGCGACGCTGTACATGGTCAACCACGGGATCTCCACGGCCGCGCTGATGCTGGTGGCCGGCTTCCTGATCTCGCGGCGCGGCTCGCGGCTCATCGCCGACTACGGAGGCGTCCAGAAGGTCGCCCCGGTGCTCGCCGGCACGTTCCTGATCGGTGGGCTCGCGACCCTGTCGCTCCCGGGCCTCGCGCCCTTCGTGAGCGAGTTCCTGGTCCTGGTAGGCACGTTCGCCCGCTATCCGGTGGTCGGCATCATCGCCACCTTCGGCATCGTCCTCGCCGCGCTCTACACCCTCGTCCTCTACCAGAGGACGATGACTGGCCCGGTGAAGGCGGAAGTCGCCGAGATGCCGGACCTCAGGGTGCGTGAACTCGTGGTGGTGACGCCGCTGATCGTGCTGCTGATCTTCCTCGGTGTCTATCCGAAGCCCTTGACGGACATCGTCGATCCGGCGGTCAAGCACACCATGTCCGACGTCCAGAAGAAGGACCCCCAGCCCGAGGTGGAGGCGGCCAAGTGA
- a CDS encoding NADH-quinone oxidoreductase subunit G — MTVTTSASSGGSDAAVPPEDLVSLKIDGIDISVPKGTLVIRAAEQLGVEIPRFCDHPLLDPVGACRQCIVEVEGQRKPMASCTITCTDGMVVKTHLTSPVAEKAQHGVMELLLINHPLDCPVCDKGGECPLQNQAMSHGQAESRFEGSKRTYEKPVPISTQVLLDRERCVLCARCTRFSNQIAGDPMIELIERGALQQVGTGEGDPFESYFSGNTIQICPVGALTSAAYRFRSRPFDLVSSPSVCEHCSGGCATRTDHRRGKVMRRLAANEPEVNEEWICDKGRFGFRYAQKPDRLRTPLVRNADGVLETASWPEALEAAAQGLLAARSRTGVLTGGRLTVEDAYAYSKFARVALDTNDIDFRARVHSAEEADFLAARVGGRGRDLDGTGVTYTSLEKAPAVLLVGFESEEEAPGVFLRLRKAWRGHGQKVFSLATHATRGLEKAGGTLLPAAPGTETEWLDALGSGFGLEENGAKAAEALRTEGAVIVVGERLAAVAGGLTAAVRAASTTGAQLVWIPRRAGERGAVEVGALPSLLPGGRPATDPRARDEVAAAWGVAELPHRFGRDTGQIVEAAAGGELQALVVAGVEVADLPDPARAREALREVGFLVSLELRPSEVTEHADVVLPVAAVAEKAGTFLNWEGRGRPFEAALKPDQMTRRLAPPDARVLQMLADAMDVHLGLPDLRTARAELDRLGTWDGTRATNPLEIGAQLPRPAAGEAVLAGHRLLLDQGRLQEGDDALAGTRHAAHARVSAATAAEAGVKEGDLLAVTGATGTVELPLKVTEMPDRVVWLPLNSTGGGVASDTGALPGALVRIGPATLAPDAPKEVEA; from the coding sequence ATGACGGTGACCACGAGCGCTTCCTCCGGAGGGAGCGACGCGGCGGTCCCGCCGGAAGATCTCGTCTCGCTGAAGATCGACGGCATCGACATCAGCGTGCCCAAGGGCACCCTGGTGATCCGAGCCGCCGAACAGCTCGGCGTCGAGATCCCGCGCTTCTGCGACCACCCCCTCCTCGACCCGGTCGGCGCCTGCCGCCAGTGCATCGTCGAGGTCGAGGGCCAGCGCAAGCCCATGGCGTCCTGCACGATCACCTGTACGGACGGGATGGTGGTGAAGACTCACCTCACCTCGCCCGTGGCCGAAAAGGCCCAGCACGGTGTGATGGAGCTGCTGCTCATCAACCACCCGCTCGACTGCCCGGTCTGCGACAAGGGCGGCGAGTGCCCCCTGCAGAACCAGGCCATGTCGCACGGCCAGGCGGAGTCCCGCTTCGAGGGCAGCAAGCGGACCTACGAGAAGCCCGTGCCGATCTCCACACAGGTGCTGCTCGACCGCGAGCGGTGCGTGCTGTGCGCCCGCTGCACCCGCTTCTCCAACCAGATCGCCGGCGACCCGATGATCGAGCTGATCGAGCGCGGCGCGCTCCAGCAGGTCGGCACCGGTGAGGGCGACCCCTTCGAGTCGTACTTCTCCGGGAACACCATCCAGATCTGCCCGGTCGGCGCGCTGACCTCGGCGGCGTATCGCTTCCGCTCCCGCCCCTTCGACCTCGTCTCCTCGCCCTCGGTGTGCGAGCACTGCTCCGGCGGCTGCGCCACCCGCACCGACCACCGGCGCGGCAAGGTCATGCGGCGCCTCGCGGCCAACGAGCCCGAGGTCAACGAGGAGTGGATCTGCGACAAGGGACGCTTCGGCTTCCGCTACGCGCAGAAGCCCGATCGGCTCCGGACGCCCCTCGTCCGCAACGCCGACGGTGTCCTGGAGACCGCCTCCTGGCCCGAGGCGCTGGAGGCGGCGGCACAGGGACTCCTCGCGGCCCGTAGCCGTACGGGAGTTCTCACCGGCGGCCGGCTCACCGTCGAGGACGCCTACGCGTACAGCAAGTTCGCACGCGTGGCCCTCGACACCAACGACATCGACTTCCGCGCGCGCGTGCACAGCGCCGAGGAGGCCGACTTCCTGGCCGCCCGGGTCGGCGGACGCGGACGCGACCTCGACGGTACGGGTGTCACGTACACCTCCCTGGAGAAGGCGCCCGCGGTCCTGCTGGTCGGGTTCGAGTCCGAGGAGGAGGCGCCCGGCGTCTTCCTGCGGCTGCGCAAGGCGTGGCGGGGACACGGACAGAAGGTCTTCTCCCTCGCCACGCACGCGACGCGCGGTCTGGAGAAGGCCGGCGGCACGCTGCTGCCCGCCGCCCCCGGCACCGAGACCGAGTGGCTGGACGCGCTCGGGAGCGGATTCGGGCTGGAGGAGAACGGGGCGAAGGCCGCCGAGGCACTGCGCACCGAGGGCGCGGTGATCGTCGTGGGAGAGCGGCTCGCCGCCGTGGCGGGCGGGCTGACCGCCGCCGTACGGGCGGCGTCCACGACCGGCGCACAGCTGGTGTGGATCCCGCGCCGGGCGGGGGAGCGCGGTGCCGTCGAGGTCGGCGCGCTGCCGTCGCTGCTGCCGGGCGGCCGTCCGGCGACCGACCCGCGCGCGCGGGACGAGGTCGCCGCCGCCTGGGGCGTGGCCGAGCTTCCGCACCGCTTCGGCCGCGACACCGGCCAGATCGTCGAGGCCGCCGCCGGGGGCGAGTTGCAGGCCCTGGTCGTCGCCGGTGTGGAGGTCGCCGACCTGCCCGACCCGGCACGCGCGCGTGAGGCCCTGCGCGAAGTGGGCTTCCTGGTGTCGCTGGAACTGCGGCCCAGCGAGGTCACCGAGCACGCCGACGTCGTACTCCCCGTGGCCGCGGTCGCCGAGAAGGCGGGCACCTTCCTCAACTGGGAGGGCCGGGGCCGCCCCTTCGAGGCCGCGCTCAAGCCCGACCAGATGACCCGGCGTCTGGCGCCGCCGGACGCCCGTGTGCTCCAGATGCTGGCCGACGCCATGGACGTACACCTGGGGCTCCCGGATCTGCGGACGGCGCGGGCGGAACTGGACCGGCTCGGGACCTGGGACGGGACGCGGGCCACCAACCCGCTGGAGATCGGTGCCCAGTTGCCGCGTCCGGCCGCCGGGGAAGCGGTGCTCGCCGGGCACCGGCTGCTGCTCGACCAGGGGCGTCTCCAGGAGGGCGACGACGCGCTCGCCGGGACGCGGCACGCCGCCCACGCGCGCGTGTCGGCCGCCACGGCCGCCGAAGCCGGTGTCAAGGAAGGCGATCTGCTCGCCGTGACCGGTGCCACCGGGACGGTCGAACTCCCCCTCAAGGTCACCGAGATGCCCGACCGTGTGGTCTGGCTGCCGCTGAACTCCACCGGAGGCGGCGTCGCCTCCGACACCGGGGCGCTGCCCGGCGCACTCGTCCGCATCGGTCCGGCGACCCTCGCCCCCGACGCTCCCAAGGAGGTGGAGGCATGA
- the nuoI gene encoding NADH-quinone oxidoreductase subunit NuoI: protein MAEEPKETGQTKPGFQNPVAGFGVTFKAMFKKRLTEQYPEQEKTTAPRFHGRHQLNRHPDGLEKCVGCELCAWACPADAIYVEGADNTDEERYSPGERYGAVYQINYARCILCGLCIEACPTRALTMTNEFELADSSRANLIYTKEQLLAGLDEGMVESPHSIFPGTDEQDYYQGLVTEAAPGTVRQVAVSRGELHPTADPSGAAEEEGVGA, encoded by the coding sequence ATGGCTGAGGAGCCAAAGGAGACCGGGCAGACGAAGCCCGGCTTCCAGAACCCCGTGGCCGGCTTCGGCGTGACCTTCAAGGCCATGTTCAAGAAGCGGCTGACCGAGCAGTACCCCGAGCAGGAGAAGACCACCGCTCCCCGGTTCCATGGACGGCACCAGCTCAACCGCCATCCGGACGGCCTGGAGAAGTGCGTCGGCTGCGAACTGTGCGCCTGGGCCTGCCCCGCGGACGCCATCTATGTGGAAGGCGCCGACAACACCGACGAGGAGCGCTACTCGCCGGGCGAGCGGTACGGCGCGGTCTACCAGATCAACTACGCCCGCTGCATCCTGTGCGGGCTGTGCATCGAGGCGTGCCCCACGCGCGCGTTGACGATGACGAACGAGTTCGAGCTGGCCGACAGCAGCCGCGCCAACCTCATCTACACCAAGGAACAGCTGCTCGCCGGACTCGACGAGGGCATGGTCGAATCGCCCCACTCGATCTTCCCGGGCACCGACGAACAGGACTACTACCAGGGGCTGGTCACCGAGGCCGCGCCCGGCACGGTGCGTCAGGTCGCTGTCTCCAGGGGCGAGCTGCATCCAACGGCGGACCCTTCGGGTGCGGCCGAAGAAGAGGGGGTGGGAGCGTGA